The sequence TAGATCTCTTCCAAGACTGGTCGAATACAAAATTCTTGGCATGACTGAGGTTGTATCTTCTGGTTCTGAATTGCAGCAGAAGGAAGGTCCAAAATTAACTTGCATTCCAAATTTGAACTCTTTCCTTACCTGATAACGGATCGGGCACGAGCTTTCTAATCGTTATCTTgatggtttttttttaaaaaaaaaaaagaaaagaaaaaagaaagaggattcgTCTTTGATAGGCCAATCTAACTTTTCAATCGGATGAACCTCAATATATGTTTTAAGGTTGTGAATAGTCACAATCTATTAAAGTGGTCCACCAGTATAAattgacatttaattaatctGAAAAATAAGCCAGTAGGAGGTCCATATCTTCTGCTTGCCACTAAATTAGAAAACGGCACCAAGCAGAAAGGATCAATTCGCCAAGTCCTGGTGGAACAATGCATGGAGCTTATACATGTGGTGTCCAAGAAACCATGTGGACAAAGGgcactttattattttattttttttggctCTGTTTGGCTCCACTTAATTATTCTTCTGTTCGTAGTACAGTTCTTTTTCATGCGGCATTCtacatgcatatatataaatatatgcaatGAGCAGGACCAGCCCATCGATTAGGCCAATCATATACAAACCTTTTCTGGTCTCGTAACCCAATCATATAACCTTAAAACTTCTTTCATTTCAACTATTTTGTTGtgaatagaataaatattttcattaaacctaaaaatgaaaatcaaaGTAATTATGTTTGCTTCTCGAGTCAATGGGTGCTTTtctaaagtaaaatatttgagaatatatatatatatatatatatatatatatatataggcaaGTAAACTCCTCCAAGTCAACCCATCAATTTCCCCATTTAATTTCTCTCCTTCATCAACACTTGATGAAAATTGCCAAGAAGTTTCTCTCTTCTCTACCTTTCTCCTTATGATAGTCATGCATGATAATTTGTGACGAAACCTTTCtataacttaataaatacGTTGTTTTGTAAGTTTTTCACTgggtttaaaaaaaaaaaaggacacAGAAGTGAGACAACCCTGAAGAAAGGTACCATTTTCTGGACTTATCCTccatgattaaaaaaaaaaaaaaaaggaaaaagaaaaacttccattataaaaagaaaataagatggTGGATCCCATTGTTACCTAGAATAAGCATCAAGTTTACCGAATTacaaaaattttgaaaagacCAAGACAAGCGAAAACCCAACAAACCAAAAGCTTTTCTAATTTACGATTTTCTCCTCCTCAAGAAATTACCCCTTCCTTATAAACAAATTATTGTCAAGTATTTCCCAAAGAAAATAggataaaaataccaaaatagaaaagaaaatacagtACTAATATAATGTACGTCACATTTTTTGAAGGCTTCTCTCAAGTATTTTAAAGAGCAATTAAAAATAGTCTGAAGAATGCTATATAGATAGTAAAACCATATTAGGGAGGGGTAAAAATGTCATTCCATGAATAAAGTAGGCAATATagtttagagagagagagagagggaaaactcgagtaaataaaataaaataaaatgaaaaagaaaaatctaaaattttctcACTAAACAAACATTCCCTTCCAATCTTTATTTTCTGCTCTCATTCTCAGCGGAACAGCACCTATATATCTCTTCTTCgctgtatatttttataattctttctCTCAATAAGAATCTGTCAACCCCGTTTCTCACGCAATAATATTACCAtttctttgaatttcttttttccaaaattcgaATCCGGACCcatcaaaacaaacaaattaaaagaataaaataaacgGAAAAACCACCTTCTTGTCTCTCAAAAAACCGCCTTTTTCTTTGCTGTTTCTCTCAAAACAACCCAGAAAGGTGGTTCTTCCATTCTTTACTCTGTACAATCCCATTTGGGtctcctctcttctttcaattctttctttaatttctctttctatatcattatttgatttattttcttgcaaagtttagtttttttttcctttccgTAAGAAATTTTGAGGCGTCGTCTGCTAAAGTGCGCCAGGGTGCTTAGGATTAGGAGGGTGGCAGTGTAGGATTAATTTCGGGCGTACACGTGTAGggtgataaagaaaaatagatgAGTACGGGGGTGGTGGCAGTAAGGTGGGGCACATGGGAAGAATTGTTGTTGGGTGGGGCCGTTCTCCGTCACGGTACCCGGGATTGGGATTTGGTATCTGCCGAGCTCCGAGCCCGAACCGTTTGCCCGTTTATTTTTACACCTCaggttatttattttaattaattgattaattctACCTTAGATTTTGATCAAATGATTATTGGTTGTTTATTTGTTGGTTTTTAGtgtttatgttatttattatgcttcttaattttgttatgAATGTGATGAATATAGTACGATTGTACGAAGGATACGCACATTGATTGGATGTGtgtcttttaatatatattttattttcccaCATGTCCAATTTACCCTCCATCATAGAAGGGTACATTTTAGgcattatatttcttttagttatttaataaatggggattaaaaaatgcatgATTTTCTCTAATAATTTATGGATTTAGGAGGGGGGggggaaaggaaaaaaaaaaagaaagaaaaggcatAAGTGAGCTGCTTGTTTTGGTTGGAATCAGAACATGATAGTGACATGAAAGAGGTTGGACTGGTCATACATGTTCTTGACTTTTTGACTTGCAAGCAAAGTTAGAATTTAGAAGTACTAATTACAAGAATTTATTATCTGGTCATGTGGCATGCACGTGATCTGTCACCATAGTATTGGTCCAAGCTAGTATCCAAGATCCCTTCTTTATTGGTGTGATGCTGTTTGTTCAATGTGGATGTATGGTTATATGCTTGTTggatatatatgtgtgtgtgtgttacAGGAAAAAGGTCtgttcttcttttatttgatggAGAAGGTAGTTACCTTATAATGCCATATGATTAGTTTATCAAGATGTTACGCAAATTCATGGAAATTTTAAATGCTCAGAACTGTATAATGATCAAATTTCTTGATTGCCATTGACATATGTGCTGATCATTATGAGAAGGTTAAATTCTTGGGAACTGTATTAGGGTAGCAACCATCTTTTTTTAGCTATACCtgaaaactaattatttaattatattggtATTCAATAGCATTATGGTACGACTATAGTTGGTAATACCTTAAATTTAAGAGAggaattttctttcatatgtATGAGATGAAGATACGATTACGAGGTAGCACAGAAATCATTTTCTTCCATCTTCCTTTGAATTTCTCCTCTTATTGTCATTTAGCATTAGCCTGATTATTCCTCTCCTCTGCGCCCTCAAGATAGATTAACAAGGCATAGAAAGTTTGCATTATCATGTTTGCCGGTTATCAGAAATTTTCCTTTatgagaatttaaaatttactacTGATGGACGGATCTCTTTTGAGTAATTATTTATGTACACATGTTATTTCGGCACACTTAACATAATGGAACAGTATTTGATTTATAGGTATGTAAAGCCAAGTACGAGGACTTGCAACAGCATTATTCTGGATGCACGTACGTAGACATTTATTATGAAGCCAAATATAGCATTAATCCAACTTCAACAAATTTTACATGTGAAACTTGTTCCTTTGCTCGCTTATTAATCTTTTCATGCTATGCGTTCTCAGAGCATTATTTGAGGAGCTACGAAAGCAGCGAATGGCAGAGTTAAAGCGAGCTTTAGAAAAATCTGAAGACTCGATTGGGTCAGTCCCTGTCCAATCTAGACTTCTTATGAATTCACAGTTCCAATTCGAGatcaaaataattcaataccagtgtaataaagtaaaaagttTGGCACTTAACATGAGTTCTCAAGAACTGCAATagacaaatattattattaactaattttatgaTAGTTCTCTTAAGTTGCCAAAGTAACGGCAGGTCAAGAATTGGCATTTGGTGAAGATGAGAAATTATGATGAGTAGAAATCAGGAGAAGGTAGCAGTTTGAGAGGAATATTTAACTCCTGAATCCTGAATTCATTAATGGAGCTCTTGTAGTTCATATTCTTGCTAACATTGATATCCATTTTACTTTTGCTTTCCTATGAGAGTCTTCCAGTCTCCACTAAGGTTTATTCTTACAGTTTACagatttattctattttaggTCCCTGGAAACAAAGCTTGAAACTCTTAAGGCTGCTAGAAGAATCGATAGCAATGTTGGTTGTGACTCTAGTCAGACTGAATCAGTCATGCGGTTTCAGAAATCTGATGGAGTTGAGTCTTCCAGTAAAGAGACATCAAAAGGTGGACTTTCAGCTGGGAGTTTCACTCAGGAAACCAGGACAAGTTGGTCACCTAAATGTCAGGTTCCAGCCTCGGTGTCAATGGAAGATATTGAGACTAAGCCAGAAGTTTCAGCATCTCCTAAACAAGAGAAAGTTTTAGGTATAGGGAATCTGGCAGAGACCTTTTGTATGGGACAGGGAGGGAGTATAAGGAGGAGGAGAGGGAAGAGAAAGAGGAAAGATTGTAGTAAGGATATGAAGGAAGGGAGTGTTGGAGACAGCGACTTTTGGGGGTCAACCGATGTTTTATCAGCTACACGATGCAAAGAGAATTCAACCAGCACCTCTGGTCAAACTGTCAGATGTTTTGTTATTGAAGATAAAAGCAGAAGTTCAAGCAAGGATGAGCATGCTGATATTATTGGAATTTTTGATTCTATCGCAGAGAATAAATGCGCCACTGTTTTTAGACGAAGGCTTGATAGCCAGGTATAGATACTGCTCTATCTTGTGAAGTTGGCTTGTCATTTATTTTACAGATAGGTTCTTATCCTTTTTAAAGCATTATCTATAATGCAGTATGTGTGGGCTGATATTTTCATATCAGTTCTATATAATCGATGGtaaatttgaattcttttcaACATGCTCGTACGAGGCTGCTCAATGATACCTGGAACTTATTTGATTGTTGccctcctctttttctttttcttttttggccAAAGATAGATTCTCATAGACAGCAAAACAACTCAGGGCTGAGAATTACAACAAAGGAACAGAATAGTTACAGCCTGATTTAGGACCATAGATACTGAATAGGGCTTGTTTGCCCAAAACATGTGCCACCTAATTACAATTTCTGTTAACATAAATTCTTTCTGCTATGTTGTGCCTTGGCACAAGAAGCCTTTggtaatttatcaaatttgctAACTTTTGCTGTTCtctaattttgaataacagaAGAGAGGAAGATACAAGAAAATGATATTGCAGCATATGGATATTGATACGTTAAGGTCAAGAATTTCCAGTCACTCCATCACTACACTTAAAGAAGTCTTCAGAGATCTGCTCCTACTTGCTAACAATGCCCTAGTCTTTTATTCCAAGACTACTCGGGAATACAAGTCAGCTCTACAACTCAGAGAAATAGTCACGAAAAGTTTGCAGCAGCATTTGAAGGACTATATCAGCAAGACTACTATTACTCTCCTCTCAACCACGCCACAAATGCTGCATCCTCCTGTGAAACCTCGCAGTGCTCGCCCTGCTAATCGCACATCATTAGGAAATGTGTTGAAAGCTGGGAACACTCCTGCAAAGACTGCAAATGCAGCGAAAACAAGAAGTAATGTTCAGTCTCCTCATTCAGCAGAATCCTTAACTATGATAAAGAAAGGTTATGGCCGCCCAAGAAAAGCCGGGCGCCGAAGTGCTAACCAGCAACCCGAAAATCTGCCAAAGGGAAGAAAGAGATGTCGAGGTAGGTGACAGTGTTAGTGTTGTATATTGTTGGTCTCGGTCTCTTGTTAAACATTTTGAAAAAGTAATCAGTTGTAGACTAGGTTCTCAATTTAACATGTGTATGCTAGGGTGTACGTTATGTACAAAAAATCTGTCCTTTTTCATGAAACTAACTGTTGTAAAATACTATTATTGTAATCCTGTAACACTCGGAGAATTGAAAGAGATGCAGAATTTCAGATATTTCATTCTTGTTGTTGATGGGGTAGTGGGCTGGACTACCACATCTTGCTGGGCTCATCTTGATTTTAAGATAAATTCAATCAAGCAACGCTCGGTCAGATGTCAcccttttcttattcttattatttattattattgaacaTTTGTCCTTGAAGCCTTGGCCGCTAAATATGCATCCCAGGAAAAAGACAAGGAAATGTGAGTGATAAGTAACCAAAGTGAGTCCTTCATAAGATAGCTGGTCGGGccaattaattaacaaatactAAAATCTAACAATCAGCTTTAAAATCCTCTAGTCATGTTTGATTTATCACTTTCTGTTAAGACTGTCTTTTCCAACATCACTAGCTtgcttcctttttcttttcttttaaaaaaaaagaaaagaaaagaaaacatcatatgctttagtttaataaagatttaataatataagcGAGTTAGTggctaaaataataatatcaactTGTGAAAAATGCACacagatttcttttcttttctttttaaaatactcTTTGAGGTTAGAAATGCACACAAAtattgaagaagaagagaatataataaataacacTAAAAGTCAGAAAGCCTTTCAGATGCATTTGGTCATGGGAGTGTTTGATCTTACCTATGATTTATGAATTAATCATGttttgattattgattattggTATTGAGGCATTAGCCACCTTATTATAATCAAGCAATCACCTCAGTCGTTTATTGGATTTTAATAAACATTTGGACAGCCTGAATCTGATTTGTTGGTTTTTTATCAACAAATATCCTTATCAAGAACAGCCTCTCAACCAATTACCTTAATTTGCTTATGGAATTGGACAATCTACGccttaattatcttttttctgCATGTGACGTGAACGTATTTGTCTCCACGAAATCAACTACCGTCGATAACTCTGGATTTGAAATTTCGCCATTTTCATTATCCTAACATATGAGAAAGCAGAACCACAATATATTATGTCCAgggttaatttaatattccaatttttcatttactttaataaatatttaaatctatttttcttaagtttagatattttcagattttatatctaatttaatataaactaatattttatttttttattactatttaaatatttttatacaatacgcgtatatatataaaataaagcacatgctatataataaatataaatatttatcagattatattaaaaattaaaatattaaattaaaaaataattaaaatttaatgtttcagtaaaataaaaatatttatgagtaatgattaattaatttttatatttatattaatatcaaaatatccCGTGTATTCCAATCAGTGTAGAATACAGAATAAAAATAGTcattgttttatatattatataattcatatattcggGTCAAGGGTAGAGGAGGGTGGAAGTGAGGAGTGAGAAGAAGGAGGGCAGGTTGATGATAATAAACCTTGGAGTTTGATTTGGTGGGTTAGAATTCCATCATTGGATTGGATGGATCCTTCTGAGGAAGTTCCTTTAGGGTATCATACATGCTATACATGGTAATTCTACTattaaaatagagataaaAGAAACACAGAGAGAACATCATACGGtagtatatattatatacaaaaatattagtatataCTGGTGAGTATTAATGTTTAGGACAGCAAGTTCCCAACAAGGTTGCATGCGAGGCACGTTCTCGGACAGAAACAGAAACCCTAGTGTTTTGCTGCCAGGTATCTGTTCTTTTGCCTGAATGAATCCCCATCCCTAGGAATGACACGACTATGTATCTTTCcatttttataagtatttaaaaataaaataaaagtatataacTTGACCTACGCCTAACAACTTTGGAACCATCAACCCGACCTGCCCCATCTCCAtctttaactaaatataagaaaaaacatcCCTACTCACAAAACCCTATttcagaattaataataaattaagaggAAAATAAATGGTCGCTTAATGACAGCTGCGCGTTTGAAatcaataaattcatttttaaactTATCTTAATGCTTTTGTCAATTTAGTGTTGCTGCTGTTGTAGTTGGTATTTGGTATTTGTTCCAAGGAAGCAACGTGTCCTTGAACCCGCAATTGATGGTAACTGCATGCATTTCCCTAATTGGTCTTTATGTTTGTTTTGCCCTTTTTCACTGGAAAAACATATTAGTGCTGCTGCTCCTGCTCCTTTATTTATAACCTTACAGCCAACCTTAATcttaattattctatttacTTGATTAAAAGTTACAACTGTTTTGACttgtattaatttaatacaGGAATCCTCTCCTCTATTAAGAGAAACAATAAACCAAAGTTACTGTCAAGCAACACAATAGCATTATTACTCTGTTTCTTCCAACTCCATAAAGAACCAAAATAAGGATCTGCGTGACAGGTCTGTGCTTTGAGTTTGAATCCGAAATTGATAATAAGTGACCCCGCGACAATGTCACTTTTGTATGATGGTTTTAAATTAGGATTCATAGAAACACAGTTTTCTGAGACCCTAATGGAAGTTTTTATTAGAGAATTTCTGAGTTACAAATGAAACACGATAGAACGGTAATATTAACCAAAACCTCTACCCAGTGAATATTACATAATTGATTGAAACCGTTTTGTAGCCTTTTAACTTTTGGGTTTTAATCGATTGCCATGCATTCTGATTTTGTTaactcaactttgattttgTGCAGCAATCAATTTAAAAGTGGCTCAAGCTAGCAGGGCACACGTGATCTGAGACTGGCCATCAGCATTTACAAACCAATTTTCACAGTCTCATTCAtaataaatttacatttatCACTAAGCTCCCATTCCCATATGacgaaaagaaataaaaataaataaaattaacgaGTTCAATTCAACAAGCACATCTAATATTTTTGTGTGGGGAAGATTAAAGAAATTGGAGTCGTTCATAGTTTTCTTTACACAAAGGTAACGTCTTGTGTCTTGTAACTGCAAGCTGATGCTGCCAGTACTACTTTAGC comes from Ricinus communis isolate WT05 ecotype wild-type chromosome 5, ASM1957865v1, whole genome shotgun sequence and encodes:
- the LOC8281737 gene encoding bromodomain-containing protein 8 isoform X3, with translation MAELKRALEKSEDSIGSLETKLETLKAARRIDSNVGCDSSQTESVMRFQKSDGVESSSKETSKGGLSAGSFTQETRTSWSPKCQVPASVSMEDIETKPEVSASPKQEKVLGIGNLAETFCMGQGGSIRRRRGKRKRKDCSKDMKEGSVGDSDFWGSTDVLSATRCKENSTSTSGQTVRCFVIEDKSRSSSKDEHADIIGIFDSIAENKCATVFRRRLDSQKRGRYKKMILQHMDIDTLRSRISSHSITTLKEVFRDLLLLANNALVFYSKTTREYKSALQLREIVTKSLQQHLKDYISKTTITLLSTTPQMLHPPVKPRSARPANRTSLGNVLKAGNTPAKTANAAKTRSNVQSPHSAESLTMIKKGYGRPRKAGRRSANQQPENLPKGRKRCRGR
- the LOC8281737 gene encoding bromodomain-containing protein 8 isoform X2, which translates into the protein MLCVLRALFEELRKQRMAELKRALEKSEDSIGSLETKLETLKAARRIDSNVGCDSSQTESVMRFQKSDGVESSSKETSKGGLSAGSFTQETRTSWSPKCQVPASVSMEDIETKPEVSASPKQEKVLGIGNLAETFCMGQGGSIRRRRGKRKRKDCSKDMKEGSVGDSDFWGSTDVLSATRCKENSTSTSGQTVRCFVIEDKSRSSSKDEHADIIGIFDSIAENKCATVFRRRLDSQKRGRYKKMILQHMDIDTLRSRISSHSITTLKEVFRDLLLLANNALVFYSKTTREYKSALQLREIVTKSLQQHLKDYISKTTITLLSTTPQMLHPPVKPRSARPANRTSLGNVLKAGNTPAKTANAAKTRSNVQSPHSAESLTMIKKGYGRPRKAGRRSANQQPENLPKGRKRCRGR
- the LOC8281737 gene encoding uncharacterized protein LOC8281737 isoform X1; this encodes MSTGVVAVRWGTWEELLLGGAVLRHGTRDWDLVSAELRARTVCPFIFTPQVCKAKYEDLQQHYSGCTALFEELRKQRMAELKRALEKSEDSIGSLETKLETLKAARRIDSNVGCDSSQTESVMRFQKSDGVESSSKETSKGGLSAGSFTQETRTSWSPKCQVPASVSMEDIETKPEVSASPKQEKVLGIGNLAETFCMGQGGSIRRRRGKRKRKDCSKDMKEGSVGDSDFWGSTDVLSATRCKENSTSTSGQTVRCFVIEDKSRSSSKDEHADIIGIFDSIAENKCATVFRRRLDSQKRGRYKKMILQHMDIDTLRSRISSHSITTLKEVFRDLLLLANNALVFYSKTTREYKSALQLREIVTKSLQQHLKDYISKTTITLLSTTPQMLHPPVKPRSARPANRTSLGNVLKAGNTPAKTANAAKTRSNVQSPHSAESLTMIKKGYGRPRKAGRRSANQQPENLPKGRKRCRGR